In Dehalococcoidia bacterium, one DNA window encodes the following:
- a CDS encoding DUF4382 domain-containing protein has translation MARKILYSLIAISFVIVINQITDAQGTTATGTTSPTSTIASFATGVVEVRVSASAASADVTSANLTISSVEIHVPDGWSKMKMEDTNTVDLKQVEGLEQTIATASLNQGTYTQIRVSIASLDVALGSSQPKKAKLSASTLSFTQNFQVINKNTTVLVFNFDALKSIDYSVKDQISFKPLVNLLFTRTPGSMELVTTDLPQGEAGVAYYAKLMAIGGQRPYSWSITMGDLPPGLNLDTNTGVISGTPTIASTFNFLVRVDDASPAGKTTNRNYKVGVAANGALQIVTGSLPDGSEKVAYNTKLQAIGATQPYTWSVSGGSLPSGLTLDSNSGIISGIATVKGDFSFVVTITETANPSNSDSQSLSIHIAPEVVSN, from the coding sequence GTGGCAAGAAAAATACTTTATTCGTTGATAGCAATTTCATTTGTTATTGTCATCAACCAGATAACAGACGCTCAAGGTACGACAGCAACTGGTACGACCAGCCCGACGTCAACAATTGCGAGTTTTGCGACCGGGGTAGTCGAAGTGCGTGTATCAGCCTCTGCGGCCAGTGCCGATGTAACCAGCGCCAATCTCACAATCTCGAGCGTGGAAATCCATGTACCCGATGGCTGGTCAAAGATGAAAATGGAAGATACAAATACTGTTGACTTGAAGCAGGTCGAGGGATTGGAACAAACGATTGCCACGGCCAGCTTGAACCAGGGCACTTACACCCAGATAAGGGTGAGCATCGCCAGTTTAGATGTAGCCTTAGGCAGCAGCCAGCCTAAGAAAGCCAAGCTATCCGCCAGCACGCTGTCTTTCACCCAGAATTTCCAAGTGATAAATAAAAATACCACGGTCTTAGTATTCAATTTTGACGCCCTGAAATCTATTGATTATAGCGTGAAAGACCAGATAAGTTTTAAACCCTTGGTCAACCTGCTGTTCACCAGAACTCCGGGGAGTATGGAGTTGGTTACCACCGATCTACCGCAAGGTGAAGCAGGCGTTGCCTATTATGCAAAGCTGATGGCTATAGGCGGGCAGCGTCCTTACAGCTGGAGTATCACCATGGGAGACCTGCCCCCGGGGCTGAACCTGGATACAAACACTGGCGTAATATCAGGAACTCCAACCATTGCAAGCACTTTTAATTTTTTGGTTAGGGTAGACGATGCTTCCCCGGCCGGGAAAACTACCAATAGGAACTACAAGGTTGGTGTCGCTGCGAATGGTGCTCTGCAGATTGTTACCGGGAGTCTCCCTGATGGTTCGGAGAAAGTGGCCTATAACACTAAACTACAGGCTATTGGAGCCACGCAACCATATACCTGGAGTGTGTCCGGTGGTAGCCTGCCATCTGGTTTGACCCTAGATTCTAACTCGGGTATAATTTCTGGCATAGCTACTGTTAAAGGGGACTTCAGTTTTGTGGTAACAATTACGGAAACTGCAAACCCTAGCAATAGCGATTCCCAGAGCCTCAGCATCCATATAGCACCTGAGGTGGTATCCAACTGA